Within the Streptomyces sp. R41 genome, the region TGCTCGTCGCGCAGTCGCAGGGCACCTTCAACGCGGCCGGTGTGTACGCCGCGATGGTCATCCTCGCGGTCGTCGCCCTGCTGGCCGAAGGACTGCTGACCTTCGCCGAGAGCCGCATCTTCCGGTGGAAGCCGTCGGACTCCGACCGCTGACCCCCCGCCGCAGGCACCAACTCTCTTCTCTCACAAGGACGTGACCCACCATGCGCAAGACCGCCAGATACTCCGCACTGGCAGCCGCCGGTCTGCTCGCTCTCACCTCGCTCACCGCCTGCGCCAACGACGCGGCCAGTACGACGGCCGACTCCGGCAGCAATGGGGGTGGCGGCAAGGGCGAACACGTCAAGATCATGGTCGGCGGCCTGGACAAGGTCATCTACTTGCCCGCGATGCTCACGCAGCGACTCGGCTACTTCCAGGACGAGGGTTTGGATGTCCAACTCCTGAGCGAGCCGGCCGGGGTTCAGGCCGAGACGGCCCTTGTCTCCGGACAGGTGCAAGGAGCCGTCGGTTTCTACGACCACACCCTGGATCTGCAGACCAAGGGCAAGGCGGTCGAGTCCGTCGTGCAGTTCTCGCACGCACCTGGCGAGGTGGAGATCGTCTCCAACAAGCAGGCGGACGACATCACTTCGCCCAAGGACTTCAAGGGCAAGAAGCTCGGCATCACCGGGCTGGGCTCATCGACCGACTTCCTCACGAAGTACCTGGCGGTCAAGAACGGTGTGAAGGTCAGCGAGTTCACGCCGGTCGCCGTCGGCGCCGGCCCGACGTTCATTTCCGCCCTCCAGAAGGGGGCCATCGACGGCGGCATGACGACGGACCCGACCGTCGCCACGGTCATGCAGAAGAACCTCGGCAAGGTGCTCATCGACATGCGTACGCCGCAGGGGTCGCAGGAGGCGCTCGGCGGGCCGTACCCGTCGTCCAGCCTCTACATGCAGACGGACTGGGTGAACGGCCACAAGGAGACGGTCCAGAAGCTGGCCAACGCCTTCGTGAAGACGCTCAAGTGGATGTCCACGCACAGTGCTTCCGACATCGCCGCCAAGATGCCCGCCGACTACTCCCAGGGCAGCAAGACGCTCTACGCCGGGGCGATCCAGAGCACGCTGCCGATGTTCACCAAGGACGGAGTGATGCCCAAGGACGGCCCCGAGACCGTCGAGAAGGTCCTCAAGGCGTTCAACCCCAACATCAAGAACGCCGATGTGGATCTGAGCAAGACGTACACCACGGAGTTCGTGAAGAACGCCACCACGGGCTGAGTCCGTGAAGCTCGTGAAGAAGGCCACCGGCTGAGCCCCTAACGCGCGTACGGCTGTACTCCCCTGACAGCCGAACGCGCGGTGGGGTGCGGTCGCTTCCCCGGCACTGTGGGCCGTGCCCTCAGGCGCGGGTCGCCCAGACGTAGCGATGCTCCGGGCGGCCCGCGTCGCCGTATTTGAGGGTCAGCCTGGCCCTCCCCGTGCGCTCCAGGAGCTTCAGATAGCGCTGGGCGGTCTGCCGGCTCAGTCCGGTCTCCTCCGCGACCTCCTGGGCGGACAGCGGGCCCTCGGCGTTCACCAGGGCGCGGCGTACCAGCTCCGCGGTCGTGGGGGAGTGGCCTTTGGGCAGATTCGGCTCCGCGCTCGCCGACAGGGCGCCGAAGATCCGGTCCACCTCGGACTGTTCGGCCTCGCCGCCACCGTCGAGGGTGCGGCGCAGATCCGCGTACGCCTCCAGCTTGGCGCGCAGGCCCGCGAAGGCGAACGGCTTCACCAGGTACTGGAGCGCGCCCTGCCGCATCGCGGCCTGGACCGTCGAGATGTCTCGGGCCGCGGTCACCATGATCACGTCGGTCTGGTGGCCGCGCCGGCGCATCTCCTGGACGACCGCGAGGCCCGTCTCGTCCGGCAGATAGTGGTCCATGAGGACCAGATCCAGGTGGGGCAGCGCCTCCATTCGACTCAGCGCCTCGGCCGCGCTGTGCGCCTCGCCCGCGACATGGAAGCCCGGAACCTTCTCCACGTAGGCGGCGTTGACCCGCGCGACCCGGGTGTCGTCGTCCACGACCAGGACCTCGATCATCGCGACTCCTCCTTGGCGTCCGTGACGTCCACGGCGGTGGTGGTCTCCGCGGAGACGGACGGTCCCGGCACGAGGTGGGGTTCGGGCTTCGGCCCAAGGCCCGCATCGGGTGTCGTCGGACCCTCGGGCTCCGGTGCGAGCTCCGGCTCCGTGAGCGCCTCCGGCAGTACGATCGTGAACTCCGCGCCCCCGCCCTCCGCCTCGGTCACCTGGGCGCTGCCGCCCTGCCGCTCGGCGAGCCGGCGCACCAAGGAGAGGCCGATTCCGCGCTTTCCGTGCGCCGGGGGCTTCTTGGTGGTCCACCCGTCGGTGAAGATCAACTCCCGCCGCTCCTCCGGGATGCCGGGGCCGGTATCCCGTACCCGCAGAACGGCGGTACGCCCCACGGCGCGCAATTCGACCTCCACGCGCGCGTGGGGAGTGCCCGCGACGGCATCGAGCGCGTTGTCGACGAGATTCCCGACGACGGTGACCAGTCCTCTCGGGTCGATCAACCGATCCGGCAGCAGGGTCCGGTCCGAGATCCACAGGGCCACACCGCGCTCGGCCGCGACGGTCGCCTTGCCGACCAGCAGGGCGGCGAGCAGCGGGTCGTGGATCTTCTCGGTGACCTGTTCCGCGGTCACCCTGTGGTCGCCGACCACCTCTCCGACGAACTCCACGGCGTCGTCGTACATCTCCAGTTCGAGCAGTCCCAGGAGCGTGTGCATGCGGTTGGCGTGCTCGTGGTCCTGGGCGCGCAGGGCGTCGATCAGGCCGCGCGTGGAGTCGAGTTCGCGGCCGAGCTGCTCCAGCTCCGTACGGTCGCGCAGGGTGGCGACGGCGCCGCCGTCGTCGGTGGGCATGCGGTTGGCGACCAGGACGCGCTGGCCGCGGACGGTGAGCAGGTCGGTGCCGGTGACGCGTCCGGCCAGTACGTCGGTCGTACGTCCGGGACCGAGCACGTCGTCGAGCGGCTGCCCGATGGCCTCGGCGTCGAGGCCCAGCAGACGTTGCGCCTCGTCGTTGAGGAGGCGTACGCGGCCGCCGCGGTCCAGGGCGACGACGCCCTCCCGTATGCCGTGCAGCATCGCCTCGCGCTCCGCGAGCAGCGCGGAGATGTCGGAGAAGGCCAGATCGCGGGTCTGCCGCTGCACCCTTCGGGAGATCAGATACGCGGCCAGCGCACCGACGGCCATGGCTCCGCCCGCGTACCCGAAGAGCCCCGGGATGGCGTCGATCAGCCGGGCGCGCACACTGTCGTACTTGATGCCGACCGAGACCGCGCCGACGATGCGGCCGTCGGTGTCGCGCAGCGGCACCTTGCCGCGGGCCGAGCGGCCCAGCGTGCCGGTGTCGATCTGCATGACGTCCTTGCCGGCGAGGGCCTGCCTGGGGTCGGTCGAAACCTTCTTGCCGATCTGCGTCGGGTCGGTGTGCGACCAGCGCACGCCCTTCATGTTCATCACCACGACGTACTCGGCCTTGCTGGCCTTCCGGATCCGTTCCGCCTCGGCCTGCACCGGTCCGTCCACGGACGGCCGCGTCGTCCGGAGGTCCTCGGCGATCTGCGGCTGGACCGCCGTGGTCTGCGCGATCGCGAGTGCGCGGCGCATCGCCTGGTCGTCCAGCTGCGCACTGAGCGGCGCGAGGAACAGTCCGGTGGCGAGCACGGCGACTCCCGCGGCGATCGCCACCTGCATCAGCAGCACCTGCGAGAACACCCGCCGCGGCAGACCGAGGCGCAGTCGTCGTGCGGGGGGAGTGGGGCTCATACCTAGACGGTACGGGGGCGTGCGGGCTCCACCGTGGGTGTGTGGCGTGGATCTCTTGATCGTCGGGTGTGGAAGCCGTGGCAGAGCTCAGGGGGACGCTCAGGCATCGTGTCGGAGCTCAGCGGGACGTGCGGGCGTCGCATCGGCGGGACAGCGGGGAGCCGCCTGGTCCGGGATCCGCTGTCAGCAGGGCACGGCGAGCGCCCTCCGCGTGAGCTCCCGTACCGCCACCACGTCCATCCGGGCCGGCGACCCGAGCGCCGAACCGCAGCTCTCCGGGCGGGGCGGCAGCGAGGCACCCTGCGCGACGATGACGCGCCACAGACGGCCGTCGGTGTGGACGACGGTGACCTCCCAGCGCGGGGCGGCGCCATCCGTGCGGACCACGGTCAAGGCATCGGCGGCGTGCTCTCCCGTGGCCGTACGCACGGCCAGCTCGGCCGCCTGGCCCGGCCGCTCCCAGGCGGAGTTCCCGCGGCAGCCCTCGGTGATCACACGCCCCTCCTGGACGCCTTGGAGGATCTCCTTGACCGTGTGGGCCTCGACGCGTCCGTACGCGTATCCGAACGGCAGGACGAGCACCGTGGGCGAGAAGCGGTGACCGCCCAGGTGGGTGACCTCCCACGTGCCCTCCACCCCGGAGGTGGCGAGCTCGCCCGCGAGGGGGCGTCCGAGCAGGGCGCAGCAGCGGTCGCGCTTGCCGTTCGTGCAGACGAGGGCGAGTGGGCCACCTGTGTGGGGCCGACCCTGGAGAGCCGCGTCGAAGGTATGGGGGTCACCCATGCCGAGCGCGACGAAGTCGAGGTTGAGCACCTGCTCCGGGTCGGACGTTGTGGCGCTGTGCAGCCATGCGTTTCCCGGAGTGGTGTGGGCCGCATACACATGGCGCTCGGAGGGCGTACCGCAGTCGGCGTGCCGTCCGGGTCGGCGGATGAGTGCGATCCGTACGCCGGTGCCCTCCGCGGCCGCTTCGAGGGCGCGCCCGAGCACGGGGTCCAGGTGGCTCGATGTGAGCGCCTTGGCACCCCAGGGGCCGGGCTGCTCGATCAGCAGCCAGGTCCTCGCGGTGGCTGCGGTCCCCACGAGGGGCTCGTCGAGGTGCCGCGACGCGGTCGTGCACGTACTCACAGAGGTGAGCCTAACCTGACTTGAGCCAGGGTGACTTCCAGCCGCGCAGACGGGGGCGCGTTTGGGGCGCACTCGGCGCGCGACGGGGCGTGTGGGCGCTTACGTGGGGAGCGCCTACCGTGTCCGCGCCGCCCGCGGACAGACCGCCTCAGCCGGGCAGCGGCTGCGGTGGGCGCGCGCCCACGTACCGACCGCTGGGGCGCATGCGCAGCGGGCGCTCCTCGTACTCCTCCAAGGTGTGGGCGATCCAGCCCGCCGTACGGGCGATGGCGAAGACCGTCTCGCCCGCGGAGGCCGGCATGCCGGAGGAGACGGTGAGGACGGCCAGGGCCAGGTCGACGTTGGCGTGCAGGGGCGTGTGGCGGGCAGTGGTGGTGACGATGTCGTGGGCCGCCGCCAGGGCGGGCGCCGCGTCGGGTACCTCCTCCAGGAGGGCGAACAGGGCACGCGCGCGTGGATCCTCGCCGGGGTAGAGCCGGTGGCCGAGCCCTGGGACGCGGCGTCCGGCGCGCAGCTCGTCCGCGACCACGGGAGCCGCCGTGCCGCGGTCCAGCACGTCGAGGAGCAGCCGGTGCGCGAGGCCGCTGGCCGCGCCGTGCAGCGGGCCTTCGAGCACGCCGAGGCCCGCCGATACGGCGGCGTACGGGTGGGCCCGGGCCGACGCGGCGACCCGGACCGCGAGTGTCGAGGCGGCCAGGTCGTGGTCGACGAGCAGCCCAAGTGCCGTGTCCAGCACGCTCAGTGACGCGTCGTCGGGCGTACGGCCGGTGAGCCGTGCCCAGAGGCGGTGGGCCAGCGGGCCCTCGTCGCGGTGGTCGTGTCTCATGGGTGGCAGTGCGGCGACGAGCGTGGGGATGAGGGTGCGTCCGGTGCCGAGGACGGCGTCCTCGGAGAGGTCGAAGCGCAGCGGGTCGGCGGTCGCCGCGGCGATCGTGGCCACGCGCAGCCGGTCCGTCGGGCCGCTGTGCTCGGGCAGCGCGTCGACGGCGCGGCGCGCGACGGCGACGGACGCCTCCGGGGCGGTGAACGTGACGCCGGGGCGCAGCTCTCCGGTCCACAGCCATTCGGTGATCTCTTCGTAGGAGTACCGCGCGGCCAGCTCGGTCGCGTCGACGCCG harbors:
- a CDS encoding ATP-binding protein; this translates as MSPTPPARRLRLGLPRRVFSQVLLMQVAIAAGVAVLATGLFLAPLSAQLDDQAMRRALAIAQTTAVQPQIAEDLRTTRPSVDGPVQAEAERIRKASKAEYVVVMNMKGVRWSHTDPTQIGKKVSTDPRQALAGKDVMQIDTGTLGRSARGKVPLRDTDGRIVGAVSVGIKYDSVRARLIDAIPGLFGYAGGAMAVGALAAYLISRRVQRQTRDLAFSDISALLAEREAMLHGIREGVVALDRGGRVRLLNDEAQRLLGLDAEAIGQPLDDVLGPGRTTDVLAGRVTGTDLLTVRGQRVLVANRMPTDDGGAVATLRDRTELEQLGRELDSTRGLIDALRAQDHEHANRMHTLLGLLELEMYDDAVEFVGEVVGDHRVTAEQVTEKIHDPLLAALLVGKATVAAERGVALWISDRTLLPDRLIDPRGLVTVVGNLVDNALDAVAGTPHARVEVELRAVGRTAVLRVRDTGPGIPEERRELIFTDGWTTKKPPAHGKRGIGLSLVRRLAERQGGSAQVTEAEGGGAEFTIVLPEALTEPELAPEPEGPTTPDAGLGPKPEPHLVPGPSVSAETTTAVDVTDAKEESR
- a CDS encoding citrate synthase encodes the protein MRDREAAAPGHEGRRLSTKETAELLGVKPETVYAYVSRGQLSSRREPGGRGSTFDAKEVEALARHNRRETGGSSSAGGELSVRTGITLIDKDRYYFRGVDATELAARYSYEEITEWLWTGELRPGVTFTAPEASVAVARRAVDALPEHSGPTDRLRVATIAAATADPLRFDLSEDAVLGTGRTLIPTLVAALPPMRHDHRDEGPLAHRLWARLTGRTPDDASLSVLDTALGLLVDHDLAASTLAVRVAASARAHPYAAVSAGLGVLEGPLHGAASGLAHRLLLDVLDRGTAAPVVADELRAGRRVPGLGHRLYPGEDPRARALFALLEEVPDAAPALAAAHDIVTTTARHTPLHANVDLALAVLTVSSGMPASAGETVFAIARTAGWIAHTLEEYEERPLRMRPSGRYVGARPPQPLPG
- a CDS encoding ABC transporter substrate-binding protein — its product is MRKTARYSALAAAGLLALTSLTACANDAASTTADSGSNGGGGKGEHVKIMVGGLDKVIYLPAMLTQRLGYFQDEGLDVQLLSEPAGVQAETALVSGQVQGAVGFYDHTLDLQTKGKAVESVVQFSHAPGEVEIVSNKQADDITSPKDFKGKKLGITGLGSSTDFLTKYLAVKNGVKVSEFTPVAVGAGPTFISALQKGAIDGGMTTDPTVATVMQKNLGKVLIDMRTPQGSQEALGGPYPSSSLYMQTDWVNGHKETVQKLANAFVKTLKWMSTHSASDIAAKMPADYSQGSKTLYAGAIQSTLPMFTKDGVMPKDGPETVEKVLKAFNPNIKNADVDLSKTYTTEFVKNATTG
- a CDS encoding sucrase ferredoxin; translated protein: MSTCTTASRHLDEPLVGTAATARTWLLIEQPGPWGAKALTSSHLDPVLGRALEAAAEGTGVRIALIRRPGRHADCGTPSERHVYAAHTTPGNAWLHSATTSDPEQVLNLDFVALGMGDPHTFDAALQGRPHTGGPLALVCTNGKRDRCCALLGRPLAGELATSGVEGTWEVTHLGGHRFSPTVLVLPFGYAYGRVEAHTVKEILQGVQEGRVITEGCRGNSAWERPGQAAELAVRTATGEHAADALTVVRTDGAAPRWEVTVVHTDGRLWRVIVAQGASLPPRPESCGSALGSPARMDVVAVRELTRRALAVPC
- a CDS encoding response regulator, giving the protein MIEVLVVDDDTRVARVNAAYVEKVPGFHVAGEAHSAAEALSRMEALPHLDLVLMDHYLPDETGLAVVQEMRRRGHQTDVIMVTAARDISTVQAAMRQGALQYLVKPFAFAGLRAKLEAYADLRRTLDGGGEAEQSEVDRIFGALSASAEPNLPKGHSPTTAELVRRALVNAEGPLSAQEVAEETGLSRQTAQRYLKLLERTGRARLTLKYGDAGRPEHRYVWATRA